A window of Amycolatopsis australiensis contains these coding sequences:
- a CDS encoding acyl carrier protein, whose translation MDDLAGYTVEIRKIVCTALQLPPERLTDETPFDDIGMTSRQRVQLLARVEVRYGVSVDLDELDRLVDVRGVAEVIAEAVAAKPR comes from the coding sequence ATGGATGACCTGGCCGGCTACACCGTCGAGATCCGGAAGATCGTCTGCACCGCTCTGCAGCTGCCGCCCGAGCGGCTCACCGACGAGACCCCGTTCGACGACATCGGCATGACGTCCCGGCAGCGCGTCCAGCTGCTCGCGCGGGTCGAGGTGCGCTACGGCGTGTCGGTCGACCTGGACGAGCTCGACCGGCTGGTCGACGTCCGCGGGGTCGCCGAGGTCATCGCCGAGGCGGTCGCGGCAAAGCCCAGGTAG